A section of the Babylonia areolata isolate BAREFJ2019XMU chromosome 31, ASM4173473v1, whole genome shotgun sequence genome encodes:
- the LOC143276202 gene encoding uncharacterized protein LOC143276202: MAAATTSELSVPMLNCGMCKSLYRDPRMLSCLHTFCEPCLLELPVMGDSRNQAFFRCPQCSRETMLPCGGVGGLVKNHFLARMCQEYVSEVQKTLGGGGGGGGGRPAGMTSPGGQGPASPSSPLLSGGRRSLAGMIHGGGGAGGGVQGSPKAMSPSQSSSFNYDLRRGSGSTAYYSSLSSTTSSDTTTALQQQQGRRPSVEMLPLRARQRKFSLTPPDVLKMWEALQRKLNSLQSASLQMTYSLESVNMTESNWQQRKQDLRREVQRRSAQLQFFIKRQERLLLAMLDSKDTDSAFLQAADRSRDDLRANLMSVVHEAEVVKSMLDLADDSELLTLGNVLLSSTVSQQPVTMEIPELQFKIPDELSVEDKMGQDFGCFTSTTSTREIYTPQVIEQEVVELDASTGEETRAEEEQEPEQEEEEENQNQEIVVTETVLLTRDPLTGEYITTPVSDSTTTTTTTIQQQEAEEEPEPEHREENEEEEESEEEEEEDEEDEEEVIVEETIEIIDGKMQVISSRRVVPTPKPKKEKKPAKKRAADKNSSRKKREGEEKQQGNNTKLEEEEKPETPSSGRGRDTNTRRTANSSAASPRPTASLSSAASDGRTDQAAASTVSSMMTGTVNTQQTLPTQGISATSSGLAQFSSRSSSSSSNSIYPETSRPSAISIGTSSYSTRHETQNFPRSATAERAEEEEEKQPAQEVDNAPLKESQAARRPSVEHQSTLNKFQSFRESLKQRRRELLGSSLGPGQLGMASFLSREKRVQSLDRRASLRELTYRPPSPEPDEERGAPHRNTAALSHIINSSSGVQGSNNQGSVQDRTSDPPPPPAGTSTGPLSPTERTSRPVRRAVSAASDKASKMEFLRETWKKRKEILIQNEAYITPTPGSEDREGGEEGGGGGLGQEAGAEGAGAAALAEEDPHRSRVAQRKARSRITDVSQALTGSTTDNAMEPVLPTNNTNTLHRGGDATPSSPPSSTSSSSFSSSTVDYSAESQAMKTVDKILQKKNVPVPVPVPTPLLSPRSPTTPPPTSPRAAHTYTHSYATSPTRPSKPSMVVRPRPRDPPSSGVTTITTTTTTTTTSPLTSPTADFVPTPLETLPEDETKASPERKRGGLRASSPSRGGGEGGSGKDSLQQVRASIRRKKERWRSLSLT, from the exons atggccgCCGCAACAACCTCCGAGCTGTCTGTGCCCATGCTGAACTGCGGCATGTGCAAGTCCCTGTACCGGGACCCGCGGATGCTGAGCTGCCTGCACACCTTCTGCGAGCCCTGCCTGCTGGAGCTGCCCGTGATGGGCGACAGCCGGAACCAGGCCTTCTTCCGCTGCCCCCAGTGCAGCCGTGAGACCATGCTGccctgtgggggtgtggggggcctgGTGAAGAACCACTTCCTGGCCAGGATGTGTCAGGAGTACGTGTCCGAGGTGCAGAAGActctgggaggagggggaggaggagggggcggcagACCCGCAGGGATGACCTCCCCTGGGGGTCAGGGCCCCgcctcccccagctcccccctcctGAGCGGCGGCCGTCGTTCCCTTGCCGGCATGATCCACggcggaggaggagcaggaggaggagttcAAGGCTCTCCTAAGGCCATGTCCCCTTCCCAGAGCTCCTCCTTCAACTACGACCTCCGCAGAGGCTCAGGATCAACAGCCTACTAcagctctctctcctccaccacctcctcggACACCACCACCGCCCTACAACAGCAACAGGGAAGGCGACCGTCCGTGGAGATGCTCCCGCTACGGGCGAGGCAGCGCAAGTTCAGCCTGACGCCGCCGGACGTGCTGAAGATGTGGGAAGCCCTGCAGCGGAAGCTGAACAGCCTGCAGTCGGCCTCCTTGCAGATGACCTACAGCCTGGAGAGCGTCAACATGACGGAGAGCAACTGGCAGCAGCGGAAGCAGGACTTGAGGAGGGAGGTCCAGCGGCGCTCCGCCCAGCTGCAGTTCTTCATCAAGCGGCAAGAGAGGCTCCTCCTGGCCATGCTGGACTCCAAGGACACGGACTCCGCCTTCCTGCAGGCCGCGGACCGCTCCCGGGACGACCTGCGCGCCAACCTCAT GTCCGTGGTGCATGAGGCGGAAGTGGTGAAGAGCATGTTGGACCTGGCTGATGACTCGGAGCTCCTCACCCTGGGCAACGTTCTGCTGAGCAGCACCGTCTCCCAGCAGCCCGTCACCATGGAGATACCGGAGCTGCAGTTCAAGATCCCTGACGAGCTGTCAGTGGAGGACAAGATGGGTCAGGACTTTGGCTgcttcacctccaccaccagcacccgGGAGATCTACACGCCCCAGGTCATCGAGCAGGAGGTCGTGGAGCTGgacgccagcactggggaggagaCAAGGgctgaggaggagcaggagccggagcaggaggaggaggaggagaaccagaACCAGGAGATAGTGGTGACGGAGACTGTGCTGCTGACTCGGGATCCTTTAACCGGTGAAtacatcaccacccctgtctctgactccaccaccaccaccaccaccaccattcagcaGCAGGAGGCCGAAGAGGAACCAGAACCTGAACACagagaggagaacgaggaggaagaggagagtgaggaggaagaagaggaagacgaagaagacgaagaggaagtaATAGTGGAGGAAACCATCGAGATCATCGACGGCAAAATGCAGGTGATTTCCTCACGGCGCGTCGTCCCCACTCCCAAgccaaagaaagagaagaagccaGCCAAAAAGAGAGCTGCcgacaagaacagcagcagaaagaaaagagaaggagaggagaagcagCAGGGTAACAACACCaagctagaagaagaagaaaaacccgagACTCCTAGCAGTGGCAGGGGCAGAGACACCAACACCCGCAGGACGGCCAACAGCTCTGCTGCCTCACCGAGGCCAACTGCCTCTCTCAGCTCTGCTGCTTCTGACGGTCGCACGGATCAAGCAGCTGCCTCCACCGTCTCCTCAATGATGACAGGTACCGTCAACACCCAGCAGACCCTTCCTACCCAAGGAATCAGCGCCACTTCCTCTGGTCTCGCTCAgttcagcagcagaagcagcagcagcagcagcaacagcatctaTCCAGAAACCAGCAGACCTTCAGCAATAAGCATCGGCACGTCAAGCTACAGCACGCGACACGAAACGCAGAACTTCCCACGGAGCGCAACAGCAGAgagagctgaagaagaagaagaaaaacagccaGCGCAGGAGGTCGACAACGCTCCCCTGAAAGAGTCCCAGGCCGCCAGAAGGCCGTCCGTGGAACACCAGAGCACTCTGAACAAGTTCCAGAGTTTCCGCGAGTCCCTGAAACAGAGACGACGGGAGCTCCTGGGGTCCTCCCTCGGGCCTGGCCAGCTGGGGATGGCGTCCTTCCTGTCCAGGGAGAAGAGAGTGCAGTCCCTGGACAGACGGGCCTCCCTCAGGGAGCTCACGTACCGCCCTCCGTCCCCGGAGCCCGATGAGGAACGAGGCGCTCCTCACAGGAACACGGCCGCTCTTTcccacatcatcaacagcagctcCGGTGTACAGGGGAGCAACAACCAAGGATCTGTCCAGGATCGAACCTCagaccctccacctcctccagccGGCACCTCCACGGGGCCCCTGTCCCCCACGGAGAGGACCTCCCGACCCGTGCGTCGAGCCGTCAGCGCCGCCTCGGACAAGGCCAGCAAGATGGAGTTCCTCCGGGAGACGTGGAAGAAGCGTAAGGAAATACTGATCCAGAACGAGGCCTACATCACCCCCACTCCCGGCTCGGAGGACAGAGAGGGCGgcgaggagggtggtggtggtggcttggggCAGGAGGCGGGGGCCGAAGGGGCTGGCGCTGCTGCCCTGGCGGAGGAAGACCCCCATAGGTCCAGAGTGGCCCAGAGGAAAGCCAGGAGCAGAATCACGGACGTCAGCCAGGCCCTGACAGGCAGCACCACAGACAACGCCATGGAACCAGTGCTcccaaccaacaacaccaacaccctacacaggggtggtgatgccaccccatcctccccaccctcctccacctcttcttcgtccttctcctccaGCACTGTAGACTACTCCGCCGAGTCGCAGGCCATGAAGACGGTGGACAAGATCCTGCAGAAGAAGAACGTCCCCGTGCCAGTCCCTGTGCCCACCCCGCTCCTCAGCCCGCGCTCCCCTACCACCCCGCCCCCGACCTCCCCCCGCGccgcccacacctacacccacagcTACGCCACCTCCCCAACCCGGCCCTCCAAGCCCTCCATGGTGGTACGACCTCGGCCCCGCGACCCCCCGTCATCAggcgtcaccaccatcaccaccaccaccaccaccaccaccacctcccccttgaCCTCCCCCACCGCCGACTTCGTGCCCACCCCTCTGGAGACCCTGCCAGAGGACGAGACCAAGGCGTCCCCGGAGAGGAAGCGAGGGGGTCTGAGGGCCAGCTCCCCGAGccgtggaggaggggaaggcggAAGCGGCAAGGACAGCCTGCAGCAGGTCCGGGCCAGCATCCGCCGGAAGAAGGAACGGTGGCGCAGTCTGTCCCTGACGTAA